GCGCCGGGATCTCGACGGTCTCCTCGGCAGCCGCGCCTTCCGCAGCCTCCGCCTCGACCGCACCGGGACGCACCGACACAACCGGCGCACCCTTGGCAGCCTTGGCCTTCACCGAGAAGGCACCACCGAAGATCGACTGGTCCACGGAGCCGTCAGCGTTCACGCCGACCGCGTCGTAGAGCAGACCGGAGCCCAGGCGCAGCGCGACTCGCGCGGCAACCTCCTTGCCCTCGGCGCTGGCGGCGACGAGCACCGCGGCCGGGGAGACCTGCTCGGCCAGCTTCGCGAGCACGTCGACCTTCGGCGTCACCAGGTAAGCGCCGGCGTCGTCGCCCTCGGCGACGTACACCTTCGCAGCGCCATAGCCGGCAAGTGCTTCCTTGGCCTTTGCCGCGGAGCCGGTCTGGCCCACCACGACGGCGGACGGCTCGCCCAGGGCGCGCGCAGCGGTCAGCAACTCGAGCGTGACCTTCTTGACATCACCGTCGACGTGGTCGACGAGGACGAGTACTTCAGCCATTTTCCGGAATCCTCCTCGAAACCGTGTCTCAGATGAGCTTCTGCGCGACCAGGTACTCGGCGACCTTCGAACCGCCGTCGCCCTCGTCCTCGACCTTCTCGCCCGCGGTGCGCGGCGGCTTCGGCGATGCCTCGACGACGGTCGACCACGCGTTGGCGAGGCCGACCTCGCCCGCGTCGATGCCCAGGTCGGCGATGGTCAGCGTCTCGACCGGCTTCTTCTTCGCGGCCATGATGCCCTTGAAGGACGGGTAGCGCGGCTCGTTGATCTTCTCGCTCACGCTCACCAGCGCCGGCAGGTTCGCCTCGAGGTGGGTGATGCCGTCTTCGGTCTCGCGGTCAGCCTTCACGGCGGAGCCTTCGACCGTCAGCTGGCGAACGTAAGTCAGCTGCGGCAGGCCCAGCAGCTCGGCCAGGATCGCGGGCACCGCGGCACCGCGGCCGTCGGACGCTTCGTTGCCGGCGATGATCAGGTCGTAGCCCTCGACCTTGCCGACAGCGGCGGCGATGACCTTCGCGGTGGCGATCGCGTCGGAGCCGTGCAGCGCCTCGTCGGACACGTGGATGGCCTTGTCGGCGCCCATGGACAGCGCCTTGCGGATCGCGTCGGTGGCGCGGTCCGGGCCGACCGAGATCACGGTGACCTCGCCTTCGCCGGCTTCCTTGATCTTGAGGGCCTCTTCGACAGCCTTCTCGTTGATCTCGTCGAGCACGGCGTCGGCGGATTCGCGGTCAAGGGTGTTGTCGGAACCGGAGAGCTTCCGCTCCGAGTAGGTGTCCGGTACCTGCTTGACCAGGACAACGATGTTCGTCATGGGTCTTCTTCGACCTCCCGGTTGGGGCCGGCTCTCGGCCGCGGGACAGTGCTCTACTGAGCGGTAGATTAGGGCCAATTCCGCAGCCGGACCCGTCGAGGTGACCGCATTCACCTGGAAGAGCAATCTATTGGGACCATCGTCCCGGTAACTGAGTCAGTTAGCTCGTCCAGCCAGCCGCTCGCCCGATCGGAGCAACGGCTGCCTACTCGCAGTAGACCGTCAGGGATTACGCTCGACCACCATGTCCGCGCACATCGCCGTAGTCACCGACTCGACCTCGTGCTTGCCCGAGCAGCTCGCCGCCCAGTGGCGAATCGGCGTCGTCCAGGTTCAGCTGCACGTCGGAGACCAAACGGACGACGAGCACCGCTTCGATCGGGGCGAGCTCGTCCAGGCCATGAAGTCCGGCACGACCGTCACGACGTCCCCGCCCGATCCAGGCGCGTTTTTCTGGGCCTACCAGGACGCGGCGTCGGCCGGTGCGTCGGCGATCGTGAGCCTGCACATCTCCGGACGGCTGTCGCAGACCGTGGAAGCAGCGCGGGAAGCCGCCCAGCAGGTGCGGATCCCGGTCCACATCCTCGACAGCGGAACGGCCAGCATGAGCCTCGGCTACGCGGCGATCTCGGCAGCGCGCGTCGCGGCTGCCGGCGGACAGCTCGAACGGGTACTGGACGCCGCCGAACGCCGGGTCCGCAACTCGACCGAGATCATCTACGTCGACACGCTCGAGTACTTGCGGCGATCGGGACGGATCGGCGCGGCCCAGTCGATGCTCGGAAGCGCGTTCGCGATCAAGCCGCTGCTCACCGTCCGCAATGGCGAGGTGAGCCCTCTCGCCCGGGTTCCAGGCGCCAAGCGGGCGATGAACCGGCTCGTCGACCTGGCTGTGAAGGCGGCTGGCGACCAGCAGGTGGACCTCGCGGTAACCCGGTTCGGTTCCGACGAGAGCGAGGTCGTCCGGCGGCTGCGCGAACGGGTGCCGGGCGCGGGCGAGATCGTGGTGGCCGACGCGAGCACCGTGATCGGCGCCCACGTCGGCCCGGGCGCGCTCAGCATCACGGTGTCGCCGACGAACTGACCTCGGCTCGCCGGCCCGGAATCAGCAGCGCCGCCAGCGGGATCAGCACGGTCACCGCCAGGCCGCCGACGATGAGCACCTGGTCGAGCTGCGGAAACTGCCCGACATGCCCCACGTGGTAGATCAGATGCGGGACAGCGAACAGCAGGGCCGCGACGGAAACCAGCCTCGCGACGGTTGTGGTGCCCATCACGGCGGCACCGACGAGCATCGTGCCGAGCGCGAGGCTCAGGCCGCCGAAATCGATGATGAAGTGCACGTTGTAGGGGCCGTCCATGGACACCCAGCCGTGCCGGAAACCGGGGAAGTCCTGGTAAAACCCCATCGGGTCGAGCAGGGGCCACAGCCCTTGCACCAGGGTGTAGAGACCGAGCAGTGCCAGGAGGATGCGCGTGATCGTCCGTTGCATGGGGCTGGAACGAGACAGCTGGGCGGAACGTGACAGGCGCTAGGGTCGCGCAGGTGACCAACGCAGCCGCCCGGGCCGAGGCACTCCACCTCACCGGCGAACGAACCGTCCCCGGCATCCCCGAGGAGAACTACTGGTTCCGACGCCACGAAGCCGCG
This sequence is a window from Amycolatopsis benzoatilytica AK 16/65. Protein-coding genes within it:
- a CDS encoding electron transfer flavoprotein subunit alpha/FixB family protein translates to MAEVLVLVDHVDGDVKKVTLELLTAARALGEPSAVVVGQTGSAAKAKEALAGYGAAKVYVAEGDDAGAYLVTPKVDVLAKLAEQVSPAAVLVAASAEGKEVAARVALRLGSGLLYDAVGVNADGSVDQSIFGGAFSVKAKAAKGAPVVSVRPGAVEAEAAEGAAAEETVEIPAQDPAKAAKITGVEPVVGGDRPELTEASIVVSGGRGVGSAEKFDVVEKLADSLGAAVGASRAAVDSGYYPAQFQVGQTGKTVSPQLYIALGISGAIQHRAGMQTSKTIIAVNKDAEAPIFEIADFGVVGDLFNVAPQLTEAVEKRKG
- a CDS encoding electron transfer flavoprotein subunit beta/FixA family protein translates to MTNIVVLVKQVPDTYSERKLSGSDNTLDRESADAVLDEINEKAVEEALKIKEAGEGEVTVISVGPDRATDAIRKALSMGADKAIHVSDEALHGSDAIATAKVIAAAVGKVEGYDLIIAGNEASDGRGAAVPAILAELLGLPQLTYVRQLTVEGSAVKADRETEDGITHLEANLPALVSVSEKINEPRYPSFKGIMAAKKKPVETLTIADLGIDAGEVGLANAWSTVVEASPKPPRTAGEKVEDEGDGGSKVAEYLVAQKLI
- a CDS encoding DegV family protein; translated protein: MSAHIAVVTDSTSCLPEQLAAQWRIGVVQVQLHVGDQTDDEHRFDRGELVQAMKSGTTVTTSPPDPGAFFWAYQDAASAGASAIVSLHISGRLSQTVEAAREAAQQVRIPVHILDSGTASMSLGYAAISAARVAAAGGQLERVLDAAERRVRNSTEIIYVDTLEYLRRSGRIGAAQSMLGSAFAIKPLLTVRNGEVSPLARVPGAKRAMNRLVDLAVKAAGDQQVDLAVTRFGSDESEVVRRLRERVPGAGEIVVADASTVIGAHVGPGALSITVSPTN